Proteins from a single region of Roseofilum capinflatum BLCC-M114:
- a CDS encoding phytanoyl-CoA dioxygenase family protein has translation MVEDSNLYAQVHSVDFWKQLNPGLSVEEHTSTPPIKAIAFDPEALEEQLLYLQQEGYFQLDPVLPEIEVFRMAAGIELLALEGWPAVFAFVYDEFWLILHRISNLIAAILGENYRQLPAFWAWYVGTDNDQSGWSPHRDRGGNTLRPDRLPNVITIWIPFTDAIPLNGCMYVLPPDRDPYYSIYDNRPEDPFINPQDIRALPAAAGSILGWNHRIMHWGGRSSAIAPHPRISLSCEFQRGDVEPYDPPLLDPHCLPSFHQRLALIGKQIMRYEHMYDLPLELVEVARQISTNG, from the coding sequence ATGGTAGAGGACTCCAATCTTTACGCTCAAGTCCATAGTGTGGATTTCTGGAAGCAGCTTAATCCAGGTTTATCCGTCGAAGAGCATACCTCTACCCCACCCATAAAGGCGATCGCCTTTGACCCAGAAGCATTAGAAGAGCAACTTCTTTATCTGCAACAAGAAGGCTATTTTCAGCTCGATCCCGTTCTACCAGAAATCGAAGTTTTTCGCATGGCCGCCGGGATTGAATTGTTAGCTCTAGAAGGATGGCCGGCTGTTTTTGCCTTTGTCTATGATGAATTTTGGCTCATCTTGCACCGAATCTCTAACCTGATTGCAGCCATATTAGGCGAGAATTATCGGCAACTGCCTGCATTTTGGGCGTGGTATGTCGGCACAGATAACGATCAATCGGGATGGAGTCCTCATCGCGATCGCGGCGGAAATACCCTCAGACCCGATCGCCTGCCCAATGTTATCACCATTTGGATTCCCTTCACCGATGCCATACCCCTCAATGGCTGTATGTATGTCTTACCCCCCGATCGCGATCCCTATTACTCCATTTACGATAATCGTCCTGAAGATCCCTTCATCAACCCTCAAGATATCCGCGCTCTCCCGGCTGCGGCAGGTTCGATTTTAGGCTGGAATCATCGAATAATGCATTGGGGAGGACGTAGTAGCGCCATTGCCCCCCATCCCCGCATCAGCCTGTCGTGCGAATTTCAGCGAGGCGATGTAGAACCCTACGATCCCCCCTTACTCGATCCTCACTGTTTACCCAGTTTTCACCAGCGTTTAGCTCTCATTGGCAAACAAATTATGCGTTATGAACATATGTATGATTTACCTCTGGAGCTAGTAGAAGTAGCAAGGCAAATCAGCACCAATGGGTAA